The Electrophorus electricus isolate fEleEle1 chromosome 8, fEleEle1.pri, whole genome shotgun sequence genome contains the following window.
TTTTGACTTACGTTTATAATATGCAAACTGAAGGTAGTGGTACATAGTTGCGACAAACTTTTCCACGACAAACCCACCAACAATCGGTGTCAAATCATTCTCACAATGTACCTTCCGTTCCAGAACCTCAGTGTAGTGatctggagagaaaaaaaacatgaaatcgGCTATTCTGGGAAGTGGGAACTAAAATGTCACACAGATCGGAAGacatgcaaagataaataaTCTCAGTTTGAACAAGAATCTGGGCCTTGTGTTTGATCTGCCAGTTAAAAAATACAAGAGTAAACCAACCTGCAATAGATgcataaaaatctttaaaatccTTGATCTCCCTAGAACCCTCTGAGGCAGCAATACATTCATCGTAAACCTTAAAGAAGTCGCGCAGGGCCAACTCCATATCTGACACTGAAGTGCGGTAGTTATTGCCATTAAAGGCCCTCACTGCTCGAATAAACAGCGTCTGTGGAGGAAACCACAACCAGTTAGGGTCCATGTTAAAGGTTATTTACTGAAACATTACAGcatatatggaaataaatactTGAAGTAAATCAGGAAACTTAACACAAATTAAAGGTAATGTATCAAGCATATCTACATGAGAAAGTCACACTGACTCTTAGACAAGCCAATTTATATGTAGCACAAGAAAACACTATATTTACACATCATGCTAAAATCCAAAACAACCCAATCTTCTGCaattcaaaaacaaactaattccTGTAAGACGCTTTTTATATTTGGCCTCAGTGGCCCCACCTTTGTGCGCTAGCGAGTGAAAGCACAGAGACTAAGGGCATGAAATGGGCTTCATATTCTGAAAATGCCCATTAGACTTTTAATATGACaagtgtgtgtctttatgtgtcTTGCCTCATATGACTTTGTCTCCAAGTCCTTGAGATGTTCTTCGGCTCCGGGTAAGCTCTTGTAGTAGTTCATGTTCCTCTGCATCATCTCATCATCAGGATGTTTCAGTAGGAAAGTGTGTGCAGCAGATACGGCTTTCGCTAGGTTATCACTCTGAAACAAACGTGACCATCGCACACTGTTTAGAAAAACATTATCTCATTCTGAAACGAAGTAATGGAAACTGTTAATATTATATGAATTATTCACAACAGACAACCAACTGTTCGGTGGTGTTCAATACtttgagacagagaggatgCTCACGTGAAATGATGTGCATTACACTCACTTTAAAGTATGCGAACTGTAGGTATTTATAGGGTTCCCGTTTTTCAAAATCCTCCAGGGTTTCACGGCTCGGAAGCGTCTGGCGGAAGGCTGGTAGACCTTGCTTACACCGTTTGAGACACTGCGCCCGCCTCATCACATTTCCGAAAGCACGCAACTCTGGAAAGTCTGCAAAACGCTTCTCGTTGTCGAGTCGCACGGAGCTACAGTTGAGATTACAGAAGGCCTCGCTGTCGCGTAGCAGCCGGTACAACCGAAGACTCATTTCCAGATATTCAACGGTCTCAGGCCACTTCTCCGTATTGTACTGGTCCAGTGCGTGTCTGTATGCGGAGTCCAAAGGCATTAGCTCATGTCGTGGGAAGCTGCGAAAGCTATATTTTTCATACTGCGCTTGAGCACTTGATGAAAACCCAACTAGGAAAATGGCAAAAGTTAAGTACAGCGAAGAGGAGGCCATTTTGGTCCGACGTCGGAATTTCAGAGAGTGTATGAGTTTCAGCTAGAGTTCAGGATCCGCCCGCCGCGTCTCCACGTCCTCGAGTCTGCCCCCACCCTCCCCCGCCGGCTACAGGAATGCAGAGTGCATTTGTTTGGTGTGGTCTCAAAACAAAGCTAAAGATTTGTAAACGACCACTGGCTACTGTACAGTTATGTTAAAGTAAATAATAGACTACCAAAAGAACAGATTGTAGTATAGGCTATGTAtctgagaacatttttaaatttttcatcATTTGGCATCATTAGGAGTGTTGTAACAATTTTAAAAGtccactttattagacacaGTAATCTAAAACTATATTAGAATTGAGAATGATAGGCAAGGAGCATTTTCCCTAAAGCATATTGCTCATTGGTCTTCTACTAGTCTATAATTAAACATCCACCCGACCCCCGTTAAAATAGCCTTCCTCTACCTCCCCACTCCGTGCCACGTAGAAACCAGCACGCTGTTGCTGCGTTTCCACGCTTCCGCCTCTAGCTTGCCGTTTCTATGTAAAATGATACCGGAGCCAGAGGGAAACGTGAGGCTAGCCGAAGCGCTTCCTCTCGTTCAAAGGCCGGCCTGCGTTACCACGTCTACAAATCTGCGCCGAGGATCTGCGGCTGCGTTACGTGGTACACGTCCTCCTTTCCGAATTACACGGGAGATCCTCTGCAAAAACGCAGAAGGGAGTTACCGACCCTTGTCAGAGAACGGGTGGAAGATGTTGCAGCTAACGATGAGGatgattttttttgcttttctggtAACTCTTGTCGCATGCAACGCCCCCCCGGTACCGTTAGATGACATCGTCATAGAAAAAACTTTCACCCCCGAGCGCTGTGACCGGGCCGTGAAATCGGGAGACTTCGTCCGGTATCATTACAATGGGATGTTTCCTGACGGCAAGAAATTCGATTCCAggtcagtaaaaataaaaaactcgAAAACTTATGATTTACCTGTCCACTTATCACATGTAACCTGGTTTACATTTGGTGGATCTCAGCATCACAGGCAACAGAGGCTACTCTCAAATAATAGTAtttgtattttaacaaaaatagtTGTTGACTGGCTGCTTTAAATAGTGACCAAACAACAAACGGCATGCACGAATTAATGAGCAATGCATAACTCAGAAATACACAAGTCTCCGACGACTAGACAGAATGCTGCTGGTGGTCAAACAGTAGCACTCTTACTCCTGAAAGGGAGAGACATTTCCAGTTAGAACAAAACTACAAAGATAATATTTTTGAGTGGATTAATAGAATTCCATTCAGTTGATGACGTTTCTCTTTTTaattcttttgctctctctttgtatgtgtgtgtgtgtgtgtgtgtgtgtgtgtgtgtgtgtatgtgtgtgtgtgtgtgtgtggtatgtgtgtgtggtatgtgtgtgtgtgtgtgtgtgtgcgtgtgcgtgtgcgtgcgtgtgcgtgtgtgtgcgtgtgtgtgtgtgtgtgtgtgtgtgtgtgtgtgtgtatttgcagttATGATCGTGGCACCACTTACAATGTGTTTGTTGGCCGGAAGCAACTAATTGCTGGCATGGACAAAGCCttagtgggcatgtgtgtgaatgagaggcGTCTGGTTAAAATCCCCCCACAGCTGGCTTACGGGAAGGATGGTTATGGTAATCGTACTTCGTCACATCATTCATCTCATTGGTGCACTTGCTCTTGTAACTGCTGTACATTGGAGAGTTCATATTACAGCAGCGTGTTAATCATCTCCGTCTTTCAGCATTTAatatgatctttttttttagtgtttacCTGGGTTAGATGTACACTATCCATAAATGATGGGGGTGGGAGCTGGCGTGTCCCAGCGTTTAAAGGAGGAGGTGTTCATGAGGATGTTGGTGGCAGGGGTGGGGAAGATGGTGCAGGGTGTTGAGAATATTTGGGGGTGTGGCCTCCTGAAGGGAGTGACTTTGAAAAGAATTTTCAGCATTGTCCACATGTTGGTACTAGTTAGAGGGGACATTAAGTTCTGCCTCACATCAAGTGAGTCGCGTGTTGTGGGCACTTGTTTATGAGTGGTAAAAATTATTATACGAActtgaaatgaaagcaaatgaagCTTATATAATAACCCATTCCTATGAGACTATCAAAGAGCTAAAATGGCATTTCACTTTTACTGTCAATCCAGTCTATAAACCCCATCACATTGTGTAAGTGTCTTTTGCTAATGTACTTTGCAATCACCATGACCCTTCTTTTCCTTCCATATATCATCTCTTTCTCTACAAAACACCACTTAGTTCTAAGTTGGTCCTTGCTAACCTAACACATCCAGGTCCTTAAACTGAGTAACCGCCGTGTCCAATGCAGAAAGAATAAACACAGCTAAAAGAGATGCTGAGTGGTTCTAGAATATTCTTGTTCATTAAAATTCTATGaaagatataaaaaatataaaatcactGGTTGTGCTGTGTACCCCAAGGGGACATAATTCCCCCTGAATCCATCCTGCACTTTGACGTGCTGCTGCTGGATGTCTGGAATGCTGATGACAAGGCGCAGATTCAGACCTACCACAAGCCGGAGAAGTGTGGCCGCATTGTGCAGGTCTCCGACTACGTGCGCTACCACTATAACGGCACTCTGCTTGACGGAACGCTCTTCGACTCTAGGTGAGCAGTGCTGACTGCGAATCCCCAGCCACAGCTAACACAAAGtaccatacacacatatacacatatacacaaagtatcatgcacacatatgcacatacacagagtattgtacacatgtatgcactTATAAACAAATtactgtacacatatatacatgtatacgtGAAGTActatacacacatgtgcacacgcttGTAATTATTatcagctgttttttttgtatgtgtgtccttTTTCCATGATTACTTGTACTGATCTAATTCTGTTGATATCTTTA
Protein-coding sequences here:
- the crtap gene encoding cartilage-associated protein, producing MASSSLYLTFAIFLVGFSSSAQAQYEKYSFRSFPRHELMPLDSAYRHALDQYNTEKWPETVEYLEMSLRLYRLLRDSEAFCNLNCSSVRLDNEKRFADFPELRAFGNVMRRAQCLKRCKQGLPAFRQTLPSRETLEDFEKREPYKYLQFAYFKSDNLAKAVSAAHTFLLKHPDDEMMQRNMNYYKSLPGAEEHLKDLETKSYETLFIRAVRAFNGNNYRTSVSDMELALRDFFKVYDECIAASEGSREIKDFKDFYASIADHYTEVLERKVHCENDLTPIVGGFVVEKFVATMYHYLQFAYYKLNDLKNAVPCVASYMLFDSDDEVMKNNVVYYQYHREKLGLTDEDFQPRAEAVRYYNQTTLQLQLLEFSKAKLQQDDEGDVLEYLDAEEE